The Methanophagales archaeon genome includes a region encoding these proteins:
- a CDS encoding acetyl-CoA decarbonylase/synthase complex subunit gamma: MKLSSPMEVWKYLPGTNCRECGEKTCLAFASLLLERKRNLSECPPLSEPKYAAKGKKLAELLAPEVREVLIGVGENAIRIGGEDVLHRHELTFFNRTALVYDVWDTMPEEELRARVRAITDWKKFYVGEFLRLDGIAIRSVSCDAEHYRACVRSVSEETDLPLVLCSFEPKILEEGLKEVPERNPLLYAANEANWSEMLRIATHYKVPVTLYSPDLDMLTRMALTFSREGIDSLVLDPGTYPVGKGLESTFERFVKLRRASIEEGNRGVAYPLIAVPMTAWMVHEDALYTSYWEAMIACLFIIKYADIMIMHSIEPHALITERTLVANMYTDPRRPVSVEPGLREIGSPGPESPLFVTTNFALTYYTVESDISSNKIDSYLMVVDTDGMGVESAVAGGQFTADTIKETLEAHNVESKVKHKTMVLPGLAARLSGETEDITGWTVLVGPRDSGRIPGWMDKNWPPETFS, translated from the coding sequence ATGAAATTGAGTAGCCCGATGGAGGTGTGGAAGTATCTACCGGGAACAAATTGCAGGGAATGTGGCGAGAAGACATGCTTAGCCTTTGCATCTCTTCTTCTGGAGCGAAAGAGGAATTTGAGTGAGTGTCCACCTCTGTCTGAGCCAAAATACGCGGCTAAGGGTAAGAAGTTAGCAGAATTGCTGGCGCCCGAGGTGCGTGAAGTCCTGATAGGGGTAGGAGAGAACGCGATTAGAATAGGTGGCGAGGACGTCTTACATCGGCATGAACTCACATTCTTCAATCGAACAGCGCTTGTCTATGATGTCTGGGACACGATGCCAGAGGAAGAATTGAGAGCGCGAGTGAGGGCAATAACAGACTGGAAGAAGTTCTATGTTGGGGAATTCCTGAGATTGGATGGAATTGCCATTCGCTCAGTCTCATGTGATGCCGAACATTATAGAGCGTGTGTAAGAAGTGTATCTGAGGAAACAGATTTACCTCTTGTGCTCTGTTCTTTCGAGCCCAAGATACTGGAAGAGGGTTTGAAAGAGGTCCCTGAGAGGAATCCATTACTGTATGCCGCGAATGAGGCGAACTGGAGTGAAATGCTGCGTATAGCAACACATTATAAGGTGCCTGTTACGTTATACTCACCTGATCTTGATATGCTGACCCGAATGGCATTGACTTTCTCCCGTGAGGGTATAGATAGCTTGGTGTTAGACCCGGGCACATATCCCGTGGGTAAGGGGCTTGAAAGTACTTTTGAACGTTTCGTAAAGCTGAGGCGTGCAAGTATAGAAGAAGGCAACAGGGGAGTTGCTTATCCATTGATCGCCGTGCCAATGACTGCATGGATGGTACATGAGGATGCACTGTATACCTCTTATTGGGAAGCAATGATCGCCTGTCTTTTCATCATAAAATATGCTGATATAATGATCATGCACTCAATAGAACCGCACGCATTGATAACCGAGCGAACACTGGTTGCCAATATGTATACAGATCCAAGGCGTCCTGTGAGTGTGGAGCCAGGGCTGAGAGAGATAGGAAGTCCAGGTCCTGAATCGCCGCTCTTCGTTACTACCAATTTCGCATTGACTTATTATACTGTGGAGAGCGATATATCATCAAATAAGATAGACTCTTATCTGATGGTTGTGGATACAGATGGGATGGGTGTGGAATCCGCAGTTGCGGGAGGGCAGTTCACAGCGGATACGATAAAAGAGACATTAGAGGCGCATAATGTGGAGAGTAAAGTCAAGCACAAGACAATGGTATTGCCAGGACTTGCAGCACGATTATCCGGCGAGACAGAGGATATCACAGGTTGGACTGTGCTCGTCGGACCAAGAGACAGTGGCAGGATTCCCGGCTGGATGGATAAGAATTGGCCCCCGGAAACTTTCTCTTAA